One part of the Coffea eugenioides isolate CCC68of chromosome 10, Ceug_1.0, whole genome shotgun sequence genome encodes these proteins:
- the LOC113750719 gene encoding TMV resistance protein N-like, protein MDAVNDRESEIALVGSSASNHHHNSWIDISSSSSSSSSTPTWTYDVFLSFRGEDTRRTFVAHLFRALCSKGIYTYKDDQRLEKGKSISPELLQAIQESLFSIVIFSKGYASSTWCLEELVKITECHETIGQSVLPIFYDVDPSDVRKHRNSFADAFAKHDRDHSPEKVQKWKEALSQAAGISGWHSCNFADDDEFIEKFVQDLHSQLHQFELPPGEHNLVGVGSHMEEVISLMDLRSPEVRIVGLHGKVGIGKTTVARALFDRLSDKYEAACFLDDVGQISQKHEVDYLQEILLSEMLKLRNVKIRSTSEGLSMMARRFRHLRTLIVLDAVDHAIQLEALAGKRNWFGGGSRIVITARDGKLLSKYGADGTYKVYGLSYNQAKQLFSLHAFGSRTPGAFRKHLVGPICSICRLPSSIKAWASLVRGRDIAWREVFATFKPIGFILYGCFVAAQLIGFITVATIVAKGFASGPDFSDFPGFPPFPKNP, encoded by the exons ATGGATGCAGTGAACGACAGAGAGAGCGAGATTGCACTGGTGGGCTCTAGCGCCTCAAATCATCATCATAATAGCTGGATTGAcatctcatcatcatcatcatcatcatcttcgacCCCAACATGGACCTACGACGTCTTTCTAAGTTTCAGAGGCGAAGATACTCGCAGAACTTTTGTCGCCCATCTCTTCCGAGCTCTTTGCAGCAAAGGCATCTATACTTACAAAGATGATCAGAGATTGGAGAAGGGCAAGTCGATTTCACCCGAACTCTTGCAAGCAATCCAAGAATCGTTGTTTTCAATCGTAATATTCTCCAAGGGCTACGCATCCTCGACGTGGTGCTTGGAGGAACTTGTAAAGATCACCGAATGTCACGAGACCATTGGACAATCTGTGTTGCCAATATTCTACGACGTCGATCCGTCGGACGTACGCAAGCACAGGAATAGCTTCGCCGATGCTTTTGCCAAACACGACAGAGACCATAGCCCGGAGAAGGTGCAGAAGTGGAAGGAAGCTTTGTCTCAGGCAGCCGGCATATCAGGCTGGCACTCTTGTAATTTCGCAGATGA CGATGAGTTCATCGAGAAATTTGTTCAAGACCTGCATAGTCAGTTGCACCAGTTTGAACTACCTCCTGGCGAACATAATCTGGTGGGAGTAGGATCTCATATGGAGGAAGTCATTTCGTTGATGGATTTGAGAAGTCCCGAAGTCCGCATAGTGGGACTCCACGGGAAGGTGGGAATAGGCAAGACAACTGTTGCCAGAGCCCTTTTTGACAGATTATCTGATAAGTATGAAGCTGCTTGTTTTCTGGATGATGTTGGCCAAATTTCCCAGAAACACGAAGTGGATTATTTACAAGAAATCCTACTCTCCGAGATGCTCAAGCTAAGAAACGTCAAGATAAGAAGCACGAGCGAAGGGCTGAGTATGATGGCACGCCGGTTTCGACACCTGAGGACCCTAATCGTTCTTGATGCTGTGGACCATGCAATCCAGTTGGAGGCCTTGGCAGGAAAACGCAACTGGTTTGGTGGCGGGAGTAGAATTGTCATAACAGCAAGAGATGGAAAGTTGCTGTCTAAATATGGAGCTGATGGTACGTATAAGGTGTACGGATTGTCCTACAACCAAGCTAAACAGCTCTTCAGTCTCCACGCATTTGGGAGCAGGACTCCTGGAGCTTTCAGAAAGCACTTGGTTGGTCCAATTTGTAGTATTTGCAGGCTTCCCTCGTCTATTAAAGCCTGGGCTTCTTTGGTCCGCGGTCGAGATATAGCCTGGAGGGAGGTTTTTGCAACGTTCAAACCAATTGGTTTCATTTTGTACGGTTGTTTCGTCGCTGCCCAACTGATAGGGTTCATTACTGTTGCCACAATAGTCGCCAAGGGGTTCGCTAGCGGACCTGATTTTAGCGACTTTCCTGGATTTCCACCATTTCCTAAGAATCCCTAA